In one window of Arctopsyche grandis isolate Sample6627 chromosome 6, ASM5162203v2, whole genome shotgun sequence DNA:
- the LOC143913514 gene encoding kelch-like protein 25, which translates to MFVVKASSDFAAKRVEYLYDAMKRDKKCDTSFAVGGRYFYAHLVVLSAYSEFFSRNIDKLSETFSPFDSDVINAILKYCYTGEISIADRHYDKLLELANRLEVKIPPRYETVDLSNCLEVLKSTEDSDLKTEAMDLTLGNFETLHKTKDFLNLPVSNVNEILKSNDLFVRSEESIFNAVKLWVNHDNANRKSDLAQLMRSVRLSLLSMEFFIDEVLTFCHSCADCMTTLRQAVKDKNDKSFVPRETPRSKIKGYKMALVGGWDIDMANTIDIFDGLKNSWTLSKKIGINKSSFASVLVGDWILIIGGLNSSNGSMTSVEYIDLKSGEKKPLKPLNQDRYLFSAVTLRRGSSTDVYAIGGKDNHGRLSSVERWSSNTGDWEIIAPLLLAVSQHSASVIADKIYITGGRTSEFISSNKVQMYSVETNSWTYRAQMIQRRCDYSSVAFQGKLYVAGGIAFQTGTNLDSVEHYDPNANVWTAFIKLPQAASGISLGCFQNKLFSMGGFTSDVWEYDETNKSWKASTSLSRNRYNAVANVIPYDSII; encoded by the exons ATGTTCGTAGTGAAGGCGAGTTCCGATTTTGCGGCAAAACGGGTGGAGTATTTGTACGATGCCATGAAACGAGATAAGAAATGCGACACGAGTTTTGCTGTTGGAGGCCGata CTTCTACGCGCACTTGGTCGTGTTATCGGCGTACAGCGAATTCTTTAGTAGAAACATAGATAAATTGAGTGAGACTTTTTCCCCTTTTGACTCTGACGTTATCAATGCAATCCTGAAGTATTGTTACACTGGAGAAATAA gcaTAGCTGACCGTCACTATGACAAATTATTGGAGCTAGCAAATCGACTCGAAGTGAAAATTCCACCGCGATATGAAACGGTCGATCTTTCCAATTGTTTGGAAGTTTTGAAATCAACGGAAGATTCCGATTTGAAGACAGAGGCAATGGATTTGACTCTGGGAAATTTCGAGACG CTGCACAAAACTAAAGATTTTCTCAATCTGCCGGTCTCCAACGTGAATGAAATCTTGAAATCGAATGATTTGTTTGTGCGTTCCGAAGAAAGCATATTTAATGCTGTGAAATTGTGGGTAAATCATGATAATGCGAACCGTAAAAGTGACTTGGCACAGCTGATGAGATCCGTGAGGTTATCCTTGCTCTCGATGGAG tttttcatcGATGAAGTATTAACTTTCTGTCATTCGTGTGCTGATTGTATGACCACTCTTAGACAAGCAGTTAAAGACAAGAATGATAAATCTTTCGTCCCAAGAGAGACCCCTCGTAGTAAAATAAAAGGATATAAAATGGCACTGGTTGGGGGATGGGATATTGAT ATGGCAAACACCATCGATATATTTGATGGACTAAAGAACAGTTGGACTCTATCcaaaaaaattggaataaataaatcatctttTGCGTCTGTCCTCGTGGGAGATTGGATCCTTATCATCGGCGGATTGAATTCTTCAAATGGATCAATGACTTCA gtgGAATACATCGATTTGAAAAGCGGTGAGAAAAAGCCATTGAAGCCATTAAATCAGGATCGTTATTTGTTCTCAGCAGTGACACTTAGGCGCGGTTCGTCCACGGATGTTTACGCCATTGGTGGTAAAGATAATCATGGCCGTTTATCTTCAGTGGAAAG GTGGAGCAGCAACACTGGGGATTGGGAGATCATCGCTCCATTGTTGCTAGCAGTTAGTCAGCATAGTGCTTCTGTCATCgccgataaaatatacataacaggCGGGCGTACAAGTGAATTTATATCCTCGAATAAAGTGCAGATGTATTCAGTGGAGACCAATTCTTGGACTTACCGCGCTCAGATGATTCAAAGAAGATGTGATTATTCG AGCGTCGCATTCCAAGGAAAACTTTACGTCGCTGGTGGAATTGCCTTTCAAACTGGTACTAATTTAGACAGTGTGGAGCATTACGATCCGAATGCAAATGTGTGGACTGCATTCATCAAACTACCGCAAGCTGCATCCGGAATCAGTCTCGgctgtttcc